A single Streptomyces mirabilis DNA region contains:
- a CDS encoding cation:proton antiporter gives MHSAVLLIEFGAIILCLGLLGRAAARLRFSPIPLYLLAGLAFGEGGLLPLGASEEFVATGAEIGVILLLLMLGLEYTASDLVSNLKAHYPSGLVDCTLNALPGAAAALLLGWGPVAAVVLAGVTWISSSGVIAKVLGDLGRVGNRETPVILSILVLEDLAMAVYLPIVTALVAGVGLAAGSVTLAIALGAAGLVLFVAVRYGRVISRFVSSDDPEKLLLVVLGLTILVAGIAQQLQVSAAVGAFLVGIALSGEVAEGAHTLLSPLRDLFAAIFFVFFGLHTDPASIPPVLPPALALAVVTALTKIATGYWAARRAGISVGGRWRAGGALVARGEFSIVIAGLAVTAGIEPSLGPLATAYVLVLVVLGPLTARSTQPLAERLTARFGFPERRGHAARPEGAERARTEGAEPAQPEAEGEARQQTAVGD, from the coding sequence GTGCACTCTGCTGTTCTGCTGATCGAGTTCGGCGCCATCATCCTGTGTCTCGGGCTGCTCGGGCGCGCCGCCGCCCGGTTGCGGTTCTCCCCCATCCCGCTGTATCTGCTGGCCGGTCTCGCCTTCGGCGAGGGCGGGCTGCTCCCGCTCGGCGCGAGCGAGGAGTTCGTCGCCACCGGCGCCGAGATCGGCGTCATCCTGCTGCTGCTGATGCTCGGCCTGGAGTACACGGCCAGCGATCTGGTCTCCAACCTCAAGGCCCACTACCCCTCGGGCCTGGTCGACTGCACCCTCAACGCCCTGCCCGGCGCGGCCGCCGCGCTGCTGCTCGGCTGGGGTCCGGTGGCCGCCGTGGTCCTGGCGGGCGTCACCTGGATCTCCTCGTCCGGTGTCATCGCCAAGGTGCTGGGCGACTTGGGGCGGGTGGGCAACCGGGAGACACCGGTGATCCTCAGCATCCTCGTCCTGGAGGACCTGGCGATGGCGGTCTACCTGCCCATCGTCACCGCGCTGGTGGCCGGGGTCGGGCTGGCCGCGGGCAGTGTGACGCTCGCGATCGCCCTGGGAGCCGCCGGACTCGTCCTGTTCGTGGCCGTCCGCTACGGCCGTGTCATCTCCCGCTTCGTCTCCAGCGACGACCCCGAGAAGCTGCTGCTCGTCGTGCTGGGCCTGACGATCCTCGTCGCGGGCATCGCGCAGCAGCTCCAGGTCTCCGCCGCCGTCGGGGCGTTCCTGGTCGGCATCGCCCTGTCCGGGGAGGTCGCGGAGGGCGCGCACACGCTGCTCAGCCCGTTGCGGGACCTCTTCGCGGCGATCTTCTTCGTCTTCTTCGGACTGCACACCGACCCGGCGAGCATCCCGCCGGTGCTGCCGCCCGCGCTCGCGCTGGCCGTCGTCACGGCGCTGACGAAGATCGCCACCGGGTACTGGGCGGCACGCCGGGCCGGTATCTCCGTCGGCGGGCGATGGCGGGCGGGCGGCGCGCTGGTCGCACGCGGCGAGTTCTCCATCGTCATCGCAGGGCTCGCGGTCACGGCCGGCATCGAGCCCTCACTCGGCCCGCTGGCCACGGCGTACGTGCTGGTCCTGGTCGTACTCGGCCCGCTCACCGCCCGCTCCACCCAGCCGCTGGCCGAACGGCTCACGGCCCGGTTCGGCTTCCCCGAGCGCCGGGGCCACGCGGCACGGCCCGAGGGGGCGGAACGGGCACGGACCGAGGGGGCGGAACCGGCACAGCCCGAGGCGGAGGGTGAGGCCCGGCAGCAGACCGCCGTCGGGGACTGA
- a CDS encoding cation:proton antiporter regulatory subunit — protein sequence MSTPRLRATPLPGIGVQYDLMTREQRHLSVVAHRDGARTVSVYRADDPDSCAQSLRLTSGEAASLIDALKPSHHSPSLLYTTDLGLIAERIEIAATSHWNGRVLGETRMRTETGASVVAVLRRAEAIPSPTPDFRLAGGDTLIVVGTREGVDGAAAILGRE from the coding sequence ATGTCCACGCCACGCCTTCGGGCGACGCCACTGCCGGGCATCGGGGTCCAGTACGACCTCATGACGCGCGAACAGCGCCACCTGTCGGTGGTGGCGCACCGCGACGGCGCCCGTACCGTGAGCGTGTACCGCGCCGACGACCCCGACTCCTGCGCCCAGTCGCTGCGGCTGACGAGCGGCGAGGCGGCCTCGCTGATCGACGCGCTGAAGCCCTCCCACCACAGCCCGAGCCTGCTCTACACCACCGACCTCGGGCTGATCGCCGAGCGCATCGAGATCGCCGCGACGTCCCACTGGAACGGCCGGGTGCTGGGCGAGACCCGGATGCGGACCGAGACCGGCGCGTCCGTGGTGGCGGTGCTGCGCCGCGCCGAGGCCATCCCCTCCCCGACCCCGGACTTCCGGCTGGCGGGCGGGGACACCCTGATCGTCGTCGGCACCCGCGAAGGCGTCGACGGCGCCGCGGCGATACTCGGACGGGAGTGA
- a CDS encoding serine/threonine-protein kinase, with protein sequence MLSDGGADAGSFQPLEDGDPRVVGGYRLVARLGSGGMGRVYLSHTPGGRAVAVKVIRPELAENAEFRKRFQAEVAAASRVHGLYTAPVVDSDTGGSMPWCATAYVPGPSLADAVRDHGPLPVDTVLRLIAGVAEALQAVHREGIVHRDLKPSNVLLAADGPRVIDFGVARAADATSVTMSGTALGTVAYMAPEQVLGGDAMPSADVFALGQTAVFAATGGGAFGDGDPHAVLYRVVHEEPDLSRVPVEIRELVARCLRKPAAERPSAEEVMRSVQTIQAELGAEARSASGAWLSGELAAGIAARTEGADRARAEAVPDTHASGASGASGASGASGASGASGAFGPAGSGAFGPAGPASPVGPASPAGPGAFGPPMAYSPTAPSQATPSHAALPGPFVMGPGAAPGPYAPHPWPQPQEPDAARTSAVGTGGKGRKARGWVLAAAALVLVAGGAAAALLLVPGNGDKNDSRAQDVAASQSATAAEASPSASGSPSPRASKKPKTAGSALPPSPSGPPTPTRTATSAPPTAASSKPAAPTAPVSVTYAGIRMTASHDLYLADTPVRSKADTGTSDEDLTYAVYSSGAVLAPGTDSGSSLALLPVGRLGSLDACKAATGYKSYIWVKDLTVGQQMCVVSGTGHVGLVTYRGSSGTTYATLDVKVWRNAA encoded by the coding sequence GTGTTGAGCGACGGTGGGGCCGATGCGGGGAGTTTCCAGCCTCTGGAGGACGGCGATCCTCGGGTCGTCGGCGGCTACCGCCTGGTGGCACGGCTCGGGTCCGGGGGCATGGGACGGGTCTATCTCTCGCACACGCCGGGCGGGCGGGCCGTCGCGGTCAAGGTGATCCGGCCGGAGCTGGCCGAGAACGCCGAGTTCCGCAAGCGGTTCCAGGCCGAGGTGGCCGCCGCGAGCCGGGTGCACGGGCTCTACACGGCTCCGGTCGTGGACAGCGACACCGGTGGATCGATGCCGTGGTGTGCGACCGCCTATGTGCCGGGGCCTTCCCTCGCCGACGCGGTACGCGATCACGGTCCGCTGCCCGTCGACACCGTGCTGCGGCTGATCGCCGGTGTCGCGGAGGCCCTGCAGGCGGTGCACCGCGAGGGCATCGTGCACCGGGACCTCAAGCCGTCGAACGTGCTGCTCGCCGCGGACGGCCCGCGGGTCATCGACTTCGGTGTCGCGCGGGCCGCGGACGCCACGTCGGTGACGATGAGCGGCACCGCCCTCGGAACCGTCGCCTACATGGCGCCGGAGCAGGTGCTCGGCGGGGATGCCATGCCGTCGGCCGACGTGTTCGCGCTGGGGCAGACCGCGGTGTTCGCGGCGACGGGCGGCGGCGCCTTCGGGGACGGGGATCCGCACGCGGTGCTCTACCGGGTGGTGCACGAGGAGCCCGATCTCAGCCGCGTACCGGTGGAGATACGGGAGCTGGTGGCACGGTGTCTGCGCAAGCCCGCCGCCGAGCGGCCTTCCGCCGAGGAGGTCATGCGCTCCGTCCAGACGATCCAGGCGGAGCTCGGTGCCGAAGCGCGGTCCGCGTCCGGGGCGTGGCTGTCGGGCGAACTGGCGGCGGGTATCGCGGCCCGGACCGAAGGCGCGGATCGGGCCCGGGCGGAGGCGGTTCCGGACACCCACGCTTCCGGAGCTTCGGGGGCATCCGGAGCGTCGGGGGCTTCGGGGGCGTCCGGAGCGTCGGGGGCTTTCGGACCCGCTGGATCCGGCGCCTTCGGACCGGCCGGTCCCGCCAGTCCGGTCGGTCCCGCCAGTCCGGCCGGTCCCGGCGCTTTCGGGCCTCCGATGGCCTACTCCCCCACCGCGCCGTCCCAGGCCACACCGTCCCACGCCGCGCTGCCCGGGCCCTTCGTGATGGGGCCAGGGGCCGCGCCGGGTCCGTACGCCCCGCATCCCTGGCCGCAGCCGCAGGAGCCGGACGCCGCCCGGACCTCCGCGGTGGGCACGGGCGGCAAGGGCCGCAAGGCCCGGGGCTGGGTGTTGGCGGCAGCCGCGCTCGTACTCGTCGCCGGTGGCGCGGCCGCCGCGCTGCTGCTCGTCCCGGGGAACGGCGACAAGAACGACAGCCGGGCGCAGGACGTGGCCGCGTCGCAGTCGGCCACGGCCGCCGAGGCTTCGCCGTCGGCGTCCGGCTCCCCGTCCCCCCGGGCCTCGAAGAAGCCCAAGACGGCCGGGTCCGCTCTGCCGCCCAGCCCTTCGGGGCCCCCGACGCCCACGCGGACCGCGACTTCGGCTCCCCCGACCGCCGCATCCAGCAAGCCCGCGGCTCCGACGGCCCCCGTATCGGTGACGTACGCCGGGATCCGGATGACCGCGAGCCACGACCTGTATCTCGCGGACACTCCGGTGCGGTCCAAGGCGGACACCGGGACCTCCGACGAGGATCTGACGTACGCCGTCTACTCCTCGGGGGCGGTCCTCGCCCCCGGCACCGACTCCGGCAGCTCTCTCGCCCTGCTGCCCGTGGGGCGGCTGGGGAGCCTCGACGCGTGCAAGGCGGCGACCGGCTACAAGAGCTACATCTGGGTCAAGGACCTCACCGTCGGCCAGCAGATGTGCGTGGTCAGCGGGACGGGGCACGTGGGGCTCGTGACGTATCGGGGTTCGTCCGGGACGACGTACGCCACCTTGGACGTGAAGGTCTGGCGCAACGCGGCCTAG
- a CDS encoding M1 family aminopeptidase, whose translation MRPTPHKALAASALGIAALAAALLPVTPAAAAPPTAPLAAACTPAQVVTNGGFESGTSPWTQSASTVITSRSGQSAHGGSSFAWLNGVGSTHTDTLSQSVTIPSGCSSATLTFWLHIDTAETTSSTAYDKLTAKIGSTTLATYSNLNKATGYVQKSFDVSAFAGQTVSLAFTGTEDSSLQTSFVLDDIALDTSGGTTPPADSTRTPAAPSYTVNLSSNTSGTGWTGHESATFTNASSTALSEVYLRLWDNYHGTCSAMPITVSNVTGGTAGALSVGCTALQIALPTPLAQGQSATIGFDLGITVPSGADRFGYDGAFSMIGNALPVLAIKDGSGWHLDPYTNNGESFYSLAADFKVTLDHPTTLLVPATGTSVDTPGSSGRTVTTATASKVRDFAWAAGPFTKISGTSTAGTPINIYSVSGISSSSAQSMLTTAKTAVDAHAGRFGAYPYGELDAVIDNNFWFGGMEYPGFVLDLVSTTALTHEIGHQWFYGIVGDDEYNSPWLDEAFTDYATDLALGSTGTNCWNSVSWASTAEKITNSMAYWDAHSSRYSTVVYGYGKCALHDLRRVLGDTTMAKLLKDYATSHWYGVSTTAEFKAAAQAATTTDLTSFWTQHRIDG comes from the coding sequence GTGAGACCGACCCCCCACAAGGCCCTCGCCGCGAGCGCACTGGGCATCGCCGCGTTGGCCGCCGCCCTGCTCCCCGTCACCCCGGCGGCAGCCGCGCCGCCCACCGCACCACTGGCCGCCGCATGCACTCCGGCCCAGGTGGTCACCAACGGTGGTTTCGAGAGCGGGACTTCGCCCTGGACCCAGTCGGCGTCGACCGTGATCACCAGCCGTTCCGGTCAGAGCGCCCACGGCGGCTCCAGCTTCGCCTGGCTGAACGGTGTGGGCAGTACGCACACCGACACCCTCTCGCAGAGCGTCACGATCCCGTCCGGGTGCAGCAGCGCCACGCTCACCTTCTGGCTGCACATCGACACCGCCGAGACGACCTCGTCGACCGCGTACGACAAGCTGACGGCGAAGATCGGCAGTACGACACTGGCGACGTACTCGAACCTCAACAAGGCCACCGGCTACGTACAGAAGTCGTTCGACGTGTCGGCGTTCGCGGGCCAGACCGTGAGCCTCGCCTTCACCGGGACCGAGGACTCCAGCCTCCAGACGAGCTTCGTCCTCGACGACATCGCCCTCGACACCTCCGGCGGCACGACCCCGCCGGCGGACTCCACGCGCACGCCGGCCGCCCCCTCGTACACCGTCAACCTGAGCAGCAACACGAGCGGCACGGGCTGGACCGGCCACGAGAGCGCGACGTTCACCAACGCCTCCTCCACCGCGCTCAGCGAGGTGTACCTGAGGCTGTGGGACAACTACCACGGCACCTGCTCCGCGATGCCGATCACGGTCAGCAACGTCACCGGGGGCACCGCGGGCGCCCTGTCGGTCGGCTGCACCGCTCTGCAGATCGCCCTCCCGACCCCGCTGGCGCAGGGCCAGTCGGCCACGATCGGCTTCGACCTGGGGATCACCGTCCCCAGCGGCGCCGACCGCTTCGGCTACGACGGCGCGTTCAGCATGATCGGCAACGCGCTGCCGGTCCTCGCCATCAAGGACGGCTCGGGCTGGCACCTGGACCCGTACACCAACAACGGCGAGTCGTTCTACTCCCTGGCCGCCGACTTCAAGGTGACCCTCGACCACCCGACCACCCTGCTGGTCCCGGCCACGGGCACCTCGGTGGACACCCCCGGCTCCAGCGGACGCACGGTCACCACGGCCACCGCCTCCAAGGTCCGTGACTTCGCGTGGGCGGCGGGCCCGTTCACCAAGATCTCGGGTACGTCGACGGCGGGCACCCCGATCAACATCTACTCGGTCTCGGGGATCAGTTCGTCCAGCGCACAGTCCATGCTCACCACCGCGAAGACCGCGGTGGACGCCCATGCGGGCCGCTTCGGCGCCTACCCGTACGGCGAGTTGGACGCCGTGATCGACAACAACTTCTGGTTCGGCGGCATGGAGTACCCGGGGTTCGTCCTCGACCTGGTCTCCACCACGGCGCTCACCCATGAGATCGGGCACCAGTGGTTCTACGGGATCGTCGGCGACGACGAGTACAACAGCCCGTGGCTGGACGAGGCGTTCACCGACTACGCCACCGACCTGGCGCTGGGCAGTACCGGCACGAACTGCTGGAACAGCGTCTCCTGGGCCTCGACGGCGGAGAAGATCACCAACTCGATGGCCTACTGGGACGCCCACTCGTCCCGGTACTCCACCGTCGTCTACGGATACGGCAAGTGCGCCCTGCACGATCTGCGGCGCGTCCTCGGTGACACCACCATGGCCAAGTTGCTGAAGGACTACGCCACTTCGCACTGGTACGGCGTCTCGACCACGGCCGAGTTCAAGGCGGCCGCCCAGGCCGCCACGACCACGGACCTGACCTCGTTCTGGACCCAGCACCGCATCGACGGCTGA
- a CDS encoding MazG nucleotide pyrophosphohydrolase domain-containing protein, which produces MQTSPDSPVTSSQSPVPSPASPSPASLVREFHLAFGLDARSTPTEVSPALAARRGELLAEEAAEVAEVSVSGPLDRLAHELADVVYVAYGTALVHGIDLDALIAEVHRSNMTKLGPDGRVARRADGKVLKGEHYRAPDVSEVLREQGWRGADA; this is translated from the coding sequence ATGCAGACCTCGCCCGACTCCCCGGTCACTTCTTCCCAGTCTCCCGTTCCCTCCCCCGCTTCTCCCTCCCCGGCGTCCCTGGTCCGTGAGTTCCACCTCGCCTTCGGGCTCGACGCGCGCAGCACGCCGACGGAGGTCTCCCCGGCGCTGGCCGCCCGCCGAGGTGAACTGCTCGCCGAGGAGGCCGCCGAAGTCGCCGAGGTCTCGGTCTCGGGCCCGTTGGACCGGCTGGCGCACGAGCTGGCCGACGTCGTGTACGTGGCGTACGGCACCGCGCTCGTCCACGGCATCGACCTCGACGCGTTGATCGCCGAGGTCCACCGCTCCAACATGACGAAGCTGGGCCCCGACGGCCGCGTCGCCCGCCGGGCCGACGGCAAGGTGCTCAAGGGGGAGCACTACCGGGCGCCGGACGTGTCGGAGGTACTGCGGGAGCAGGGGTGGAGGGGCGCGGACGCGTAG
- a CDS encoding response regulator, with amino-acid sequence MSSVPTVPDRQSGGGRPTRVLLADDHTLVRRGVRLILDGEPDLSVVAEAGDGAEAVARARDTDVDLAVLDIAMPRMTGLQAARELSRRLPDLRILILTMYDNEQYFFEALKAGACGYVLKSVADRDLVEACRAAMRDEPFIYPGAETALVRTYLERMRRGEGLPVRTVTDREEEVLKLVAEGHKTKEIAGLLYISAKTVESHRANLLQKLGLRDRLELTRYAIRAGLIEP; translated from the coding sequence ATGTCGTCCGTGCCGACCGTGCCCGACCGGCAGTCCGGCGGGGGTCGGCCCACCCGGGTTCTGCTCGCCGACGACCACACGCTCGTGCGCCGTGGCGTACGGCTCATCCTGGACGGCGAACCGGACCTGAGCGTCGTGGCCGAGGCCGGGGACGGGGCCGAAGCGGTCGCGCGGGCCCGCGACACGGACGTGGACCTCGCCGTCCTCGACATCGCGATGCCCCGGATGACCGGGCTCCAGGCGGCCCGCGAGCTCTCCCGCCGTCTTCCGGACCTGCGCATCCTCATCCTGACGATGTACGACAACGAGCAGTACTTCTTCGAGGCGCTCAAGGCCGGGGCCTGCGGTTACGTGCTGAAGTCGGTCGCCGACCGCGACCTGGTCGAGGCGTGCCGGGCGGCGATGCGCGACGAGCCGTTCATCTATCCCGGCGCCGAGACCGCGCTCGTACGCACCTACCTGGAGCGGATGCGACGCGGCGAGGGACTGCCCGTGCGGACCGTCACCGACCGCGAGGAGGAGGTGCTCAAGCTGGTCGCCGAGGGCCATAAGACGAAGGAGATCGCCGGACTGCTCTACATCAGTGCCAAGACCGTGGAGAGCCATCGGGCGAATCTGCTGCAGAAGCTCGGCCTGCGCGACCGCCTCGAACTCACCCGGTACGCGATCAGGGCCGGACTCATCGAACCGTGA
- a CDS encoding GNAT family N-acetyltransferase has translation MEWALRSAEQADVEVIAELRATVMRPDLERLGRFDERRVRRRLRESFSPGHTSVVIADGDFAGCVTLRPAEVGLWLEHFYLVPGLQGRGLGSAVLSTLLDRTDADGMPVRLNVLQGSAARRLYERHGFTVEVQDPIDVFMVRRPGAGILGP, from the coding sequence ATGGAATGGGCGCTGCGCTCCGCGGAGCAGGCGGATGTCGAGGTGATCGCCGAGCTGCGGGCGACGGTGATGCGCCCGGACCTGGAGCGGCTGGGCCGGTTCGACGAGCGCCGGGTCCGCCGGCGGCTGCGGGAATCCTTCTCCCCGGGGCACACGTCGGTCGTCATCGCCGACGGCGACTTCGCGGGCTGCGTCACGCTGAGGCCGGCCGAGGTCGGGCTGTGGCTGGAGCACTTCTATCTCGTCCCGGGCTTGCAGGGCCGGGGGCTCGGTTCGGCCGTCCTGAGCACCCTGCTGGACCGCACCGACGCCGACGGCATGCCCGTCCGTCTGAATGTGCTGCAGGGCAGCGCCGCCCGGCGACTGTACGAGCGCCACGGGTTCACCGTGGAGGTTCAGGACCCGATCGACGTCTTCATGGTGCGACGACCGGGTGCGGGCATCCTCGGCCCGTGA
- a CDS encoding pentapeptide repeat-containing protein, giving the protein MRSRHGAAAARRCSVRRCSVRRCSVRRCSVRRTSLRRTSLRRTSLRRTSLRRSSLRRSSLRRSSSRCAAVRRCPPPARHRPRARRRSAGPAPAYR; this is encoded by the coding sequence ATGCGGTCGCGGCACGGAGCTGCGGCGGCACGCCGGTGTTCGGTGCGCCGGTGTTCGGTGCGCCGGTGTTCGGTGCGCCGGTGTTCGGTGCGCCGGACTTCGCTGCGCCGGACTTCGCTGCGCCGGACTTCGCTGCGCCGGACTTCGCTGCGCCGGTCTTCGCTGCGCCGGTCTTCGCTGCGCCGGTCTTCGTCGAGATGCGCAGCCGTACGTCGGTGCCCACCCCCGGCCCGGCACCGACCGCGAGCGCGGCGCCGATCAGCAGGGCCCGCTCCCGCATACCGCTGA
- a CDS encoding DUF6817 domain-containing protein, whose translation MTEVPEVLGVPEVPEATGDGDASRWSRAEAFLRARGTAEMPHPGGTLLEHLGRVRRLLADWGGDPAIQAAGLCHAAYGTDGFDPYLLPVAERATLAELIGDRAEALVYLYASCDRGTVLPRIGRDRPVVFRDRFTGREHIPTDDDLRAFLEITAADELDVLAHNEELAERYGPALYRLLAGAGDLLSAPAQDACARQLGPHAALPDH comes from the coding sequence GTGACCGAAGTACCAGAAGTACTGGGAGTACCCGAAGTACCCGAAGCGACCGGCGACGGTGACGCATCCCGGTGGTCGCGTGCCGAAGCCTTCCTGCGTGCGCGGGGAACCGCCGAGATGCCGCATCCGGGCGGCACACTGCTGGAGCATCTCGGCCGTGTCCGGCGGCTCCTGGCCGACTGGGGCGGCGACCCCGCGATCCAGGCGGCGGGGCTGTGCCATGCCGCGTACGGGACCGACGGCTTCGACCCGTACCTGCTGCCGGTCGCCGAGCGGGCGACCCTGGCGGAGCTGATCGGCGACCGGGCCGAGGCGCTGGTGTACCTGTACGCGAGCTGCGACCGCGGCACCGTCCTGCCCCGGATCGGGCGCGATCGGCCCGTCGTCTTCCGTGATCGCTTCACCGGCCGCGAGCACATTCCCACGGACGACGACCTGCGAGCTTTCTTGGAGATCACCGCCGCCGACGAACTCGACGTACTGGCCCACAACGAGGAACTGGCCGAGCGGTACGGCCCGGCCCTGTACCGGCTGTTGGCCGGAGCGGGCGACCTGCTGTCCGCCCCGGCCCAGGACGCCTGCGCCCGGCAGCTCGGCCCGCACGCCGCGCTCCCGGACCACTGA